From a single Homo sapiens chromosome 19 genomic scaffold, GRCh38.p14 alternate locus group ALT_REF_LOCI_2 HSCHR19LRC_COX2_CTG3_1 genomic region:
- the PRPF31 gene encoding U4/U6 small nuclear ribonucleoprotein Prp31 isoform X2, whose protein sequence is MSLADELLADLEEAAEEEEGGSYGEEEEEPAIEDVQEETQLDLSGDSVKTIAKLWDSKMFAEIMMKIEEYISKQAKASEVMGPVEAAPEYRVIVDANNLTVEIENELNIIHKFIRDKYSKRFPELESLVPNALDYIRTVKELGNSLDKCKNNENLQQILTNATIMVVSVTASTTQGQQLSEEELERLEEACDMALELNASKHRIYEYVESRMSFIAPNLSIIIGASTAAKIMGVAGGLTNLSKMPACNIMLLGAQRKTLSGFSSTSVLPHTGYIYHSDIVQSLPPIPPPFSVAPGSAAESGPAGGRQVHTGSPCGQFPREHRREGGLRTEG, encoded by the exons ATGTCTCTGGCAGATGAGCTCTTAGCTGATCTCGAAGAGGCagcagaagaggaggaaggaggaagctatggggaggaagaagaggagccaGCGATCGAGGATGTGCAGGAGGAGACACAGCTGGATCTTTCCGGGGATTCAGTCAAGACCATCGCCAAGCTATGGGATAGTAAGATG TTTGCTGAGATTATGATGAAGATTGAGGAGTATATCAGCAAGCAAGCCAAAGCTTCAGAAG TGATGGGACCAGTGGAGGCCGCGCCTGAATACCGCGTCATCGTGGATGCCAACAACCTGACCGTGGAGATCGAAAACGAGCTGA ACATCATCCATAAGTTCATCCGGGATAAGTACTCAAAGAGATTCCCTGAACTGGAGTCCTTGGTCCCCAATGCACTGGATTACATCCGCACGGTCAAG gagctgggcaaCAGCCTGGACAAGTGCAAGAACAATGAGAACCTGCAGCAGATCCTCACCAATGCCACCATCATGGTCGTCAGCGTCACCGCCTCCACCACCCAGGG GCAGCAGCTGTCGGAGGAGGAGCTGGAGCGGCTGGAGGAGGCCTGCGACATGGCGCTGGAGCTGAACGCCTCCAAGCACCGCATCTACGAGTATGTGGAGTCCCGGATGTCCTTCATCGCACCCAACCTGTCCATCATTATCGGGGCATCCACGGCCGCCAAGATCATGG GTGTGGCCGGCGGCCTGACCAACCTCTCCAAGATGCCCGCCTGCAACATCATGCTGCTCGGGGCCCAGCGCAAGACGCTGTCGGGCTTCTCGTCTACCTCAGTGCTGCCCCACACCGGCTACATCTACCACAGTGACATCGTGCAGTCCCTGCCACCG ATTCCACCCCCGTTTTCCGTTGCTCCAGGATCTGCGGCGGAAAGCGGCCCGGCTGGTGGCCGCCAAGTGCACACTGGCAGCCCGTGTGGACAGTTTCCACGAGAGCACAGAAGGGAAG
- the TFPT gene encoding TCF3 fusion partner isoform X1: MRVLDSYGDDYRASQFTIVLEDEGSQGTDAPTPGNAENEPPEKETLSPPRRTPAPPEPGSPAPGEGPSGRKRRRVPRDGRRAGNALTPELAPVQIKVEEDFGFEADEALDSSWVSRGPDKLLPYPTLASPASD, encoded by the exons ATGAGAGTGCTGGACTCCTACGGGGATGACTACCGGGCCAGCCAGTTCACCATTGTGCTGGAG GATGAGGGCAGCCAGGGCACGGATGCCCCCACCCCAGGCAATGCGGAGAATGAGCCTCCAGAGAAAGAGACACTGTCCCCGCCCAGAAGGACTCCTGCACCCCCAGAACCCGGCAGCCCAGCCCCCGGTGAGGGGCCCAGTGGGCGGAAGAGGCGGCGAGTGCCACGGGATGGACGCCGAGCAGGAAATGCGCTGACTCCAGAGCTGGCCCCGGTGCAG ATTAAGGTTGAGGAAGACTTTGGCTTTGAAGCAGATGAGGCCCTGGATTCCAGTTGGGTTTCTCGGGGTCCAGACAAACTGCTGCCCTACCCGACCCTGGCCAGCCCAGCCTCTGACTGA
- the TFPT gene encoding TCF3 fusion partner isoform 2 (isoform 2 is encoded by transcript variant 2), with amino-acid sequence MAAVGFEEFSAPPGSELALPPLFGGHILESELETEVEFVSGGLGGSGLRERDEEEEAARGRRRRQRELNRRKYQALGRRCREIEQVNERVLNRLHQVQRITRRLQQERRFLMRVLDSYGDDYRASQFTIVLEDEGSQGTDAPTPGNAENEPPEKETLSPPRRTPAPPEPGSPAPGEGPSGRKRRRVPRDGRRAGNALTPELAPVQIKVEEDFGFEADEALDSSWVSRGPDKLLPYPTLASPASD; translated from the exons ATGGCAGCCGTGGGCTTTGAGGAGTTCTCAGCGCCGCCAGGCTCAGAGTTGGCGTTGCCTCCCCTATTTGGTGGCCACATCCTGGAGAGCGAGCTGGAGACGGAAGTGGAGTTTGTGTCAGGTGGTCTGGGCGGCTCAGGGCTCCGGGAGCGagatgaagaggaagaggcagCCCGGGGTCGGCGGCGGCGCCAGCGGGAATTAAATCGCAGAAAGTACCAGGCACTAGGTCGGCGCTGCCGGGAGATCGAGCAG GTGAACGAGCGGGTCCTGAACAGGCTCCATCAGGTGCAGAGGATAACTCGGAGGCTGCAGCAGGAACGGAG GTTCCTCATGAGAGTGCTGGACTCCTACGGGGATGACTACCGGGCCAGCCAGTTCACCATTGTGCTGGAG GATGAGGGCAGCCAGGGCACGGATGCCCCCACCCCAGGCAATGCGGAGAATGAGCCTCCAGAGAAAGAGACACTGTCCCCGCCCAGAAGGACTCCTGCACCCCCAGAACCCGGCAGCCCAGCCCCCGGTGAGGGGCCCAGTGGGCGGAAGAGGCGGCGAGTGCCACGGGATGGACGCCGAGCAGGAAATGCGCTGACTCCAGAGCTGGCCCCGGTGCAG ATTAAGGTTGAGGAAGACTTTGGCTTTGAAGCAGATGAGGCCCTGGATTCCAGTTGGGTTTCTCGGGGTCCAGACAAACTGCTGCCCTACCCGACCCTGGCCAGCCCAGCCTCTGACTGA
- the TFPT gene encoding TCF3 fusion partner isoform 1 (isoform 1 is encoded by transcript variant 1) translates to MELEQREGTMAAVGFEEFSAPPGSELALPPLFGGHILESELETEVEFVSGGLGGSGLRERDEEEEAARGRRRRQRELNRRKYQALGRRCREIEQVNERVLNRLHQVQRITRRLQQERRFLMRVLDSYGDDYRASQFTIVLEDEGSQGTDAPTPGNAENEPPEKETLSPPRRTPAPPEPGSPAPGEGPSGRKRRRVPRDGRRAGNALTPELAPVQIKVEEDFGFEADEALDSSWVSRGPDKLLPYPTLASPASD, encoded by the exons ATGGAATTGGAGCAGAGAGAAGG GACCATGGCAGCCGTGGGCTTTGAGGAGTTCTCAGCGCCGCCAGGCTCAGAGTTGGCGTTGCCTCCCCTATTTGGTGGCCACATCCTGGAGAGCGAGCTGGAGACGGAAGTGGAGTTTGTGTCAGGTGGTCTGGGCGGCTCAGGGCTCCGGGAGCGagatgaagaggaagaggcagCCCGGGGTCGGCGGCGGCGCCAGCGGGAATTAAATCGCAGAAAGTACCAGGCACTAGGTCGGCGCTGCCGGGAGATCGAGCAG GTGAACGAGCGGGTCCTGAACAGGCTCCATCAGGTGCAGAGGATAACTCGGAGGCTGCAGCAGGAACGGAG GTTCCTCATGAGAGTGCTGGACTCCTACGGGGATGACTACCGGGCCAGCCAGTTCACCATTGTGCTGGAG GATGAGGGCAGCCAGGGCACGGATGCCCCCACCCCAGGCAATGCGGAGAATGAGCCTCCAGAGAAAGAGACACTGTCCCCGCCCAGAAGGACTCCTGCACCCCCAGAACCCGGCAGCCCAGCCCCCGGTGAGGGGCCCAGTGGGCGGAAGAGGCGGCGAGTGCCACGGGATGGACGCCGAGCAGGAAATGCGCTGACTCCAGAGCTGGCCCCGGTGCAG ATTAAGGTTGAGGAAGACTTTGGCTTTGAAGCAGATGAGGCCCTGGATTCCAGTTGGGTTTCTCGGGGTCCAGACAAACTGCTGCCCTACCCGACCCTGGCCAGCCCAGCCTCTGACTGA